Proteins from a single region of Thermococcus sp.:
- a CDS encoding RtcB family protein: REIYERTGSVKKAHEAVKGIVNRRFVERSIYEGYREPRVPKDFPTFEEFAKERGYEGGFVAERVVKVERIKPSYTKFYDIGVYHEAHNFIANGVVVHNCGVRLIRTNLTEKEVRPRIKELVDTLFRNVPSGLGSKGRVRLHWSQLDDVLADGAKWAVDNGYGWKEDLEHLEEGGRMEGANPGAVSQKAKQRGAPQLGSLGSGNHFLEVQVVDKVFDEKIAEAYGLFEGQVVVMVHTGSRGLGHQVASDYLRIMEKANRKYGVPWPDRELVSVPFQTEEGQRYFSAMKAAANFAWANRQMITHWVRESFEEVFKRKAEDMEMHIVYDVAHNIAKVEEHVVDGRKVTVVVHRKGATRAFPPGHPDVPKAYRDVGQPVLIPGSMGTASYVLAGAEGSMKETFGSTCHGAGRLLSRKAATRQYRGDRLKNELARQGIYIRAASLRVVAEEAPGAYKSVDNVVNVVHRAGIANLVARMRPMGVAKG; this comes from the coding sequence AAGGGAAATCTACGAGAGAACCGGGAGCGTAAAGAAGGCCCACGAAGCGGTTAAGGGCATTGTTAACAGGCGCTTCGTCGAGAGGAGCATCTACGAAGGCTACAGAGAGCCAAGGGTTCCAAAGGACTTCCCGACCTTCGAGGAGTTCGCGAAGGAGAGGGGCTACGAAGGCGGCTTCGTCGCCGAGAGGGTCGTAAAGGTTGAGCGGATTAAGCCAAGCTACACCAAATTCTACGACATCGGAGTCTATCACGAGGCCCACAACTTCATAGCCAACGGCGTCGTCGTCCACAACTGCGGCGTCCGCCTCATAAGGACGAACCTCACCGAGAAGGAGGTAAGGCCCCGCATCAAGGAGCTCGTTGACACCCTCTTCAGGAACGTGCCATCGGGACTGGGAAGCAAGGGAAGGGTGAGACTCCACTGGAGTCAGCTTGACGACGTCTTAGCGGACGGTGCCAAGTGGGCCGTTGACAACGGCTACGGCTGGAAGGAGGACCTTGAGCACCTCGAAGAGGGCGGAAGGATGGAGGGGGCTAATCCCGGTGCGGTCAGCCAGAAGGCGAAGCAGAGGGGTGCTCCCCAGCTCGGTTCCCTCGGCTCGGGAAACCACTTCCTTGAGGTTCAGGTCGTTGACAAGGTCTTTGACGAGAAGATAGCGGAAGCGTACGGCCTCTTCGAGGGGCAGGTCGTTGTCATGGTCCACACCGGTTCGAGGGGTCTCGGCCACCAGGTTGCGAGCGACTACCTCAGGATAATGGAGAAGGCCAACAGGAAGTACGGCGTCCCCTGGCCGGACAGGGAGCTGGTCAGCGTCCCGTTCCAGACCGAGGAGGGGCAGCGCTACTTCAGCGCGATGAAGGCAGCTGCCAACTTCGCCTGGGCCAACAGGCAGATGATAACCCACTGGGTCAGGGAGAGCTTTGAAGAGGTCTTCAAGAGGAAGGCCGAGGACATGGAGATGCACATTGTTTACGACGTCGCCCACAACATAGCGAAGGTCGAGGAACACGTCGTCGACGGAAGGAAGGTCACGGTTGTCGTCCACAGGAAGGGAGCCACGAGGGCCTTCCCCCCAGGGCACCCAGACGTGCCCAAAGCGTATCGTGACGTCGGACAGCCGGTTTTGATCCCCGGTTCGATGGGAACCGCTAGCTACGTCTTAGCGGGCGCAGAGGGCTCGATGAAAGAGACGTTCGGTTCGACCTGCCACGGTGCCGGAAGGCTGCTCAGCAGGAAGGCCGCAACGAGACAGTACCGCGGCGACAGGCTCAAGAACGAGCTCGCAAGGCAGGGCATCTACATCCGCGCGGCGTCGCTCAGGGTCGTTGCCGAGGAAGCCCCTGGCGCCTACAAGAGCGTTGACAACGTCGTAAACGTCGTCCACCGGGCTGGCATAGCGAACCTCGTGGCCAGGATGCGTCCGATGGGAGTTGCGAAGGGCTGA